GGTGCCATTGCTTTCAATTGCTTCTATTTCTGTGTCCATAGCCTTTTTCCATACCTCATGCTTAGCTGCATCATTGTATGTCATTGGATCCTCACTAGGGCTAAAAAAGGCTTGACTGTCACTACTTTCTCCTGTTTCATAATCTCCAATCTCATAGTCATTCAAATAACCAGGTTTCCTTGAAACTCTTTTGCCTAGTTCATTTACCTCATTGTTTCCCTCCTCTTCTGAATCAGATACAGTTAGATCCATTTCTTCACTGAGGGGATTACTGGCAATACTAGCATCATCAGGTGCATGAACTTGTGCATCATTTGAATGATCATGATGAATACTTGTTGAACAAGTTTCTGCATCAATTTCACAGTCAATCACTTGCTGACTTGAATTTGATTTCTCAGTTATCTTGTTCTCCCAATTCCACTGTTTTTTCTCATCAAATCTGACATCTTTGCTAACCAAAATTCTTTTCTTTACTGGATCAAACAGCTTGTATGCTTTTGATTCTTCACTTATACCTAAGTGAACACATATAATGCTTTTGTCATCTAGCTTTTTCCTCAGATTGTCTGGTATATGCACATAAGCAATGCAGCCAAAAATTTTGAAGTGGCTTACAGATGGCTTGATCCCACTCCAAGCTTCTTCAGGTGTGACATCTTTCACTGCAAAGGTAGGGGATCTGTTAAGCAGATGTACAGACCAATTcactgcttcaggccaaaagGTTTTTGGTACATTTCTTTCACTAAGCATACACCTGACCATATTCATTatggttctattcttcctttcagaTACTCCATTTTGATGAGGAGTATAAGCAGTTGTGAGTTGCCTCTTAATTCCATGAAGATCACAGAATTCACTGAACTCATTTGAGGTATATTCACCACCTCTGTCTGTTCTTAAGCACTGAATGGACTCTTTTGCCTCATTTTCAACCAtcactttgaattttttgaacattgctagagcttctAACTTTTCATTCATGAAGTAGATCCATGTTCTTCTGCTTAAGTCATCTGTAAAAGTAATGAAATACCTCTTCTTTCCATTTGACTCAGGGTTAATaggtccacatatatctgagtgAACAAGTTCAAGCTTGGTACTAGCTCTCCATGAACTTTTCTTTGGCACATTCTTCCTATGTTGTTTACCCTTCATACAATTGGAGCATTCCTCATTTGGCTGCTTCAATTTTGGCAAACCAATCACCATTTCCTTCTGAGCCAGCACATTCATACCCTTGAAACTCATATGCCCATATCTCTAATGCCATAAGTTGGCATTGTCATTGCTATCACTTGATGTATTCATGCAGTGAGGGACTATAACTGGTGCTTTGATAACAAACATTCTATTCATTGTCATATGTGCGGCCATGATTAACCCTTTTTCCTCATGAAAAACTTTGCAGGTATCATTCTTAAAGATAACAGTTAGGTTCTTTTGCTGTAATTGGCCTATGCTTAACAAATTATTCTTCAGGCCAGGCAAATAGTAAACATTTGTAAGTACTTGAGTAAAACCTTCAATATGCAATTTTAGGTTACCTTTTCCTTCAACTTCCATCTTTGAATCATCACCAAGCTTAACTGAATCTTTGAAAGTGCCATCATATTCAAAGAGCCAATTCTTATTTCCCACCATATGATTGCTGCATCCAGAGTCCAAGAACCACAGCTCATTCTTTGCATCAGAAATGGTTGAATCTTGAAATTCATCAGATTTTGTTCCTTGAACCATTAGCAAAATTTCTCCCTTATCATCAAACTCAGCATACTCAGCATAATTTGCATTGTCTTCCTCCCAATTAGGACACTCTGATTGAAAGTGACCTAACTTATGACATTTATAGCATTCAACCAGTTCTTTGTTGAATTTTGCTCCTCTTCCACCTCTACCACGGCCTCTACCACGACCCCTTGCATTAGAGTTATCTCCTCTACCACCTGAGCCTCTTCCACCATTAGAAACTTTCAGGATTTGTTCTTGTTCATCTCTCTGATGCttcattctttgttcttgaacAAGAAGACTACTTTGCAGCTGATCCACTGTCATTGTAGTGGTATCATTAGATTCTTCAATTGAGCACACCACATAGTTGAATCTTGAGGTTAAAGATCTCAAGATCTTTTCTACAACTGTGCTCTGAGTGATGGTGTCACCATAACTTGTCATTTTGTTTGCAATGCTTAGTGTTCTTGAAAAATAGTCATCAATGGATTCACCAATTCGCATGTTCAGCATCTCAAATTCTTTCCTCAGAGCTTGCAGCTGAGCTCTCTTGACCTTAGTGGATCCACAATACTTTTGACGCATTGAATCCCATATCTCTTTTGCAGTACCTCTAGTGAGGATTGTTTCTAGAATGGATCTTTCTATTGCTTGAAACAAAAAGTTCTTTGCTTTCAGATCTTTCAACTTGCTCTCTCTTGCAGCTTGAATTTGATCTTGAGTTGCTCCTGCAGGAGCCTCAATTACTCCATCCTCGATGAGACTCCAATACTCTTTGGATCTCAAGAGATTCTCCATTAACATTGACCAGTGATCATAGTGTCCATCAAACTTAGGAATTGATGGTTGCAAGTAGTTGCTTGATTCCGCCATGGAATCTTCAAGCAAGAACACGATGAAGAACTTTGTAACTAACTACGGTTATTTCAAAGACTGGATCTTTTAGAAGGTAAACTGATACCAATTGATAAGGCAAATGGAACCTCTTGACTTTCATTGATCATAGCAAGGCCTTATATAGCCAATGTACAAgatacaagttagttacaacaaaCTTAACAAACTTAACTTGAGCCTTAAGCCACAGCTGCGCGCGCGTGTGCCTTAGCAGCAGGCCTGCTCACAGGCTTGGCAAGCTTGCTCATGAGCCTTGCAACTAACTAGACTAACTTTGATCAACACTTATCTAACATACAAGAACTAAATGTATTATTAGCCATACGTACCGGTGAATTTAAACCCACAGAAAAAATTTCAGCGATTTTAGCCATTTGCAGCAGAAAACGCCATCGAAAAAACATTTGAAaagtttaatttaaaataaaactttttttgttatatttagcAGCAGTTTatttcatttctcatttcaTCAAATTTTCTTCTCTCTAATGTCATTCTCCCCCTTCTCGCTAATACTCCATCTGgtagttaatatatatatatatatataagagaaattttattttttagattcattgataaTATAATGTATCTAGCTTATAATATggattaaatacattaaatttcaaattaatctaaaaagtaaagtatctattatattaaggaccgcactctttcattttctttctttgtttgaagACCATAATATTCCTTAGAATAACAAAGCAAATAATTCTAGATTTGGATTTGAGTGCAGTATAAAAAGTACGCAAGTTCATACAGCTCTGCATCTCAAACGTTAAATAGAGATCAGACTGTCCATATTACATATTAATAAAATCATATATATGTTTATGTTCTCAACCGTTTCTTGTCTTTTGACGAAACCGAAGTTCCGAGGACTCCCCAAATTCCACTTTTCTGGTTTCTCTCGCTGTTTCGGGGAGCTATTCCACCGGTTAAATGAGAATCGAGGTGGAGAAGATTGGTTATTCCTTATAcaaattgatccaaattgatGAATGGCATATTAATCATTTAGTCTTGGTCTTTATTATTTGAATCATAttaatcatttttattaatttggaaGTAGGAGCAAAAAAGTTAGTATGATGACGTCGCTGCTTACGTggtttgaattggcttaatatGGATGTCAATATCGATAACATAGGTGTTGCTATGGTTCAAAATTAAACAAGTTTGAATCCAAATCCGATCCTCCATAATAAGGACATTACTTTATCACAGCCTCACAGGAGACATCAATTTTCTATTGCTATCGGCATAGTGACTGATGATATCCGTGACACACTAAGCAGCTAAtgtttagataaaaaaaatttgcttcttaaattcattataaattttgatgtatctcgtCTAAACTATAATGTTTAGATACATCTCATCAATCATTAAATTGGTCGTAGATAGAGTTGTGAGAGAGCTGAGTAGTAGTATATGAACAATGAATATTTACTTCATTAACTGGCTCCTtatatcgaaagtcttcctgacaaatATGGTCAGGTGGCGAGTCTCGTAGAGCAGTTTGGCttacggcggtacaagtgtaggatgaagaaagcttccgcttaagggggagcatatccaagagtggatggactcacacttgagggggagattgttgtggcaagtgtgagtgactgagtggttaagtctcacattgcttagaaaagtggaggttgaacattttataagtgagatgacccataaacctaacaccttaaggttttgggtaagagtgtgatgttcaactcacttgtagagttgttcttaagcccaatgtggatgatccccggctgccccctcgtgatgacccaacattACAGTGGTCAACATCCAAAGGACCAGTTGCTGGACACTTCACCTCACCTTGGTCCTTGGCATGACTAAATTCGAATCATTCATGCATTGAATGAATGAGAAACTGTTACCATTAACCATAAAATTACATCAAGAGACAGACAAAAATAGTTAAATAGggaccataaaaaaaaaaaaaaaagtagaatgTGTTGTGTTGTGGTGTGGCATGCGGATTGTTGATGTATCCATCCATTTTTGACTTGTGCACTAacaatacaatttaataaatctGCCACGTATAAAGCATAGTTTAGTAGTAGTTTGTTGGACCATCATTTCCATCCCGCGTTGAAAAATTTGCTATGTTCACACTGTTAAAACATTCATAGTCATTAGATTAAGATCAAATGATTTAGATTAAGATTTATTATTTAGTGGTGTTCTTGACTATCATGGTTAGCCTAACCAACATAGAGGTCTAAAGTAAACATTTGATTGGTGAAGACGGCAAATGCACCACATTGTGGTGTGGTAAGCCAAATTAAATGATAGATTTTGAACCATTTTTTGCTTTTTACCAAACGACACGAAATGACTCGACCTTTCTTCAAAAATCATAGCATATCCACCTGCATTAAAAgcaaaagacacaaaataacttGCGAGGATTTGTTATAACAACCTCTAACCAAACACTCCAACCTTTGATGACACATCATTCATCCATAGCTTTTGCAACACATACACAATATCGTTCTCAATGGTGACCACCATATTTTGAAATAAAGAATAGGTTGAACTAACCGTGCCCATAGAATTCGATCGGTATCCATTTTCTTCTATCCCTTTTTCTGTTCCGGTAGCACATTCACAAGTAGTTGATCTAGTGCTACTGCATCAGCTGGCAGCAGTGCTGCTGTCCAATTCAGTCTCCATGTCCAGCCCATCCATCAAACTCCCACCAGCCCATGTTCTCAATTGAAGCATCTTGATTCACCGCTTTAGCACACAGAGACGGGAACAAATCCGTTAATGGTACCACACCAAGCCATTTCTCCTTCCAAAAAGTTATGATATTTCCATTTCCTAACCAGTTACTAACATTTAACTTGAAGTTGAACCAAGATGAATCCGGTGACCCTCCTATTCCCAAAATATCATGCCACCACAAAGACGTCGTACCCCATCTCAGCTTGGGAGAAGGTATTAGAAGCATTAATTAGATTAAGTTGCATTATGCTCTCAACCATTTTGATCTCTGAACGTGCATTACTACTTTAAGaattagattaatttttaaaggaTTATGCAGAATATCTAAATGGCAATAACCAAATTAGCTCACAACAATGTTgttatttaagaaaatgaaatcaCTCATTAATGTTGAATTAAGAAAaccacatttgaaaataaaaaaagaaatactcTAAACTATAGCATGTTCTTCTTATTACACATATGATTAATACATATCAATCAACCACTATGATTAATACATATATTTTCTCTAAAGTTTCTCTTCTAAATTGGCATCTAAGATTTTTGTATCAACCTGTTCCAAATCTTCTTCCTTATTCACATTACTAATTTCTTCCAATGGCTTATAAGTGTAAAACCAGAGACAAATTCCAAAATAAATGAGATTTAGAACTTGAACACCACTAACAAGATAATAATAGTATTCCAATTTACCCCTATTAAGGTTCCTATCAGGTAACCAATTATTTTCCTTGCCACTATATTTATGCACAAGTGTTACTATAAATGTACCAACATAGCTTCCAATAGCTATAATTATGCAATATATAGCAGTAGCACTACTTCTCATACTTTCAGGTGCTTGATCAAACAGAAACTCAAAAAGTCCAACAGACATGAAAACATCAGCAAGTCCATGAAAGCAATATTGAGGTACTAACCAAAAAACACTTATAGGAATAATCGCTTTTGGATCGTCCAATAAGCCGTACTTAGCAGCTACTTCTTTCCTTTTGATTTCAACAGGTGCTGAAATTAATGTGGCTATAATGTTGATTACAAATCCTATTCCCATTCTTTGTATGCACGTGATTCCGACAGGATTCTTTGTTAGTTTACGGATTAAGGGGACAAATAGGCGTTCGTATAGAATGACGCCTATCATCATTGTTATTACGCTGAAAATTGACATATTGGCGGGAGATATTTGGAATGTGTGAGAGAGGTGACGGTCCATTGTTCGAGCTTGTTCGATGACAAAGCTCGGTAAGTGTGCTGAAGCCGCTATAAGTAAAATTCCTGAGGCGGAAATTGGAAGGATTCTTATGATTGATTTTAGCTCCTCAACTCTATGGACAGTGGCACATTTCCAAAAGTTTGGTGGTGCATTTGGGTCTGTTCCCTCTTCTCCTGTGACAATTGCTGCCTTGTCCAACCATCTATAGATATAATTCAAGATAATCAAAATgataattagtttgaaattaaGGAAAGTTCAATCCATTATGCACTAAATCatgaaattatattattttgtaaataaaacATCTCAACAAAGttcttttcaccaccagtatccggctcactggaccgtctaatctggtaCGGGGGTCACTTctaacatcaagtgatttcagccccTCCTGATCGGCAAaagaagtaaaataaataaatatttgactTACTTATATTCATTTGTGTGTAAAAGCATTCCTTCCAAGGAAATACCAGCATCAACCTCCCTATTTTGGTATAAATATTTGGGATCATTTGGTAAAACTTCTTTCCTCTTTCTCACAGCTGCCACAGTTACTTGGGCCAAACGAACCATTGGGCTTCCTTTGGGCTTCtcagtattataaaatggtgaGCCCAACACAAAGGCCACAATGGACAAAAACATAACAATTGTTGGTATGCCAAAGCCCCAACCCCAACCAGTATTATCTTGAATGTAAACCACAATGGTTAAAGCACTTAGAGAAGCTATACCCATGAAGAAAAAGTACCAATTGAAAATGTTCCATTTTCTTGATGCTACACCTTTTTTAGTCATGTCAAATTGTTCTCCTAAAAAGGGTACAACACAAGGTCTAATGCCACCTGATCCAAGGGATATGAGAACAAGAGAGACGAAAAACATTGATAGTTGTGAGGATGTGGCTTCTTGACAATTGAGTTGTGTTGGGCATGGTGGAGGACGCATGTGTGGGAGTATAGTTGATAGTGTTATGCTTATCATTCCCTGTATTAAGCAGTgagtatgaaaaaaaatatttggcaTTATATgcaatatatatgcatgcaaCACTAAAATTGATGCTAAATCTAATGCTTTTAAGTTTAGGTTGAGCTTAACGTAACTCCTACAAAATTGGTTTGTAAGGTGAAAATTATCCACAACTTGTAAACACATTTTAGGCCTTATCTCTCTAAATATTAGTATGTTAACACACACTAACTCGTACACCTAAGATTGAATAGTTGGAGTGTGACCTGAATAACCTGATAGCATCTTGGCCCAACACAGAGACTTCCTTAAAATTCACTCATCCTAACATGTTAATTAAATCCAAATTGATGGGAAGGTGTTGGGACAAGCACACAGACAATAGGCGCGCGCAGTGCCTATGTCACAGTTGCGGAGATTGAGCTCAACTTGAGCCTATCTTGCAATACACACACACTTTGGATTTTAGAAAGATCAATAAGAGAATGAGAGTAAAATAGtgttttttattagaaagaagAATGAATGAGTACAATGACACTTATAGTGAACACTATTTATAACAATCTCTCAACAAAGTTAGTTACCTTGCAATGCAAGGTAACTAACTTCTATCTCAACTAACTACTATTGGATAAGGTTTTGAAATTACAAACAACAGAAGGTTCATGAGTGTGACTAATTAATATAAGTAGtatgattgaaattgaaagagaaaagatagagagagagaaattaaaCCAGTTCATAGATGATGGAAGCAATAGTAATGGTCCAAAAGTGACCAGCAAATGACTCAGAAATGAGAGCACCAATGAGAGGTGTAAAGCTAGCTGTTCCACCAAAGATTGTGAGTGTATTGGCAGCTGATACCAATGGCATATTCAGCTGTTGAGTTAAGTAACTTATCAAGTTACCATTAAAACCGGCCACAGCAAATCTATCACATACCTCATTAGCTGCATATATATGAATTCATACCCAATTAGACTCCTTCatacaaattattttatatgtgaaaatgaattttttttttacacccATTTTCTAATTTAGTGCCAATTAACTTCAACAATTATGATATTCTTAATGCAACTACTAGTATTTCATTGTGAATAGTGTCTGCTGTAAGGGGAACACTGTTATATAACTTtgtgttgaaaaaaaatttcaactatTGAATATGTGTAATGCGGGTGATGAATAGGTTGTTGAAAATTATGTGGATAAATTGGGGTTGAAAGTTTTCAACCATTGAAACCACAAGTGGGTGGGGAGGGAGTGAGTCCCCTTCCTACACTTTGGCAACATAAAATATGTATCGATACTATTACTTTGTCGTAATTAACATACTAataatttgtcattaaaaaaattaaatttaaaatattacgTACAAGTCAAAGGTCacacaattaaatattactTTGGCAAATGCTAATTAGTGCACCGGTGCAAATACCTTAAAAgtctaaattttaattatttttttaatacatattttttcttttatttctcctTTTAACTTCTTAATTAGTGCAACCAGTAcacttatttaaaatattaatttatttatgttcaCTAATATAAAAAGACTCCAAATCAAATTATATTCACAAAAATTAACTTGCACAAGTTATAGAAAGTCAACTCATTGTAAACTacctttgtcaaaaaaaaaaaaaaacactgtaAACTACCGTAAATCATCTGTATCCAATACAAGCCCAAGACAAAAAGGAGAATGATGGTTAAGAAGAAGATTCAGAACGAATTGATCATATATAATGTATAATAtatatctaataataataaatcaaaataatgagaAATTAATATTTGAGAAAGAGTATAGTGATGAGAAAGTGAGTAGGACTGACCAAGGATGAAAGGCAGTGTTCTTATGCCTCCTCGTCGCGGCTGTTTCCTCTTCTTGTTGTTTTCGTCGCCACCGTTGTTTTTGTGTACCTcttctttcaccaccagtacCTCCTCATAGCTTGCCATACTCTTCCCTATCTCCATATGCAGATCTTTTATATATCTACTTCATATACTTTTATGTCTCTACTACCCATTTGCATTTTTCAACTTAATTACCTATATATAGACATTATGTGATtatttatgattatgattataataatagtaatagttGCAATAATAAAATCAGTCCAGATTGCTTCACTTTACACACATTGGCCCTCCCGAGGTAaatgattaaatatgtttttaagtCTTATaagaatattattttattttaagtcctaaatatatatatatatttttgccatggaaatgtatcattttttttctttctctttttagtGTTTTGTTTTATTCACCATAAAAATTGTTCATAAATTATCCACTATGGTACTTCTTCCATGAGAAAATGTATTCATTCTTAAATTCACCATCTAAACACTTCATACCAAACTGCTAATGTTAATAGACAAGTTacaaacaagtaaaaaaaattttttgACAATACAAACAAGTTAGTTTTAGACTCTGGATTTTCCAGCATAACACATGCATAATAATGGCTCTTAATAGCATATTATTAAGATaccatattttcttatattccAACATGAATTTGCCACAAGGGGGGCACGAGATGGAACATGATGCTAAAGTCTCCTCAATCATAATCTATGAAGCAACTGACTGCAAATAGATTACTCCAACATAAGTGTAGCTGTTAAACTCCAAagaaaacttatttttatttcacaAAAGCAACTAGCgattaaaaaaattcagaatCTAATATACCGACAAAAATGAATGCTGGCATCCAAATTAAGTCAATCCCACAAGTCAGCAATCAAAATAGAAACTAATATTTAACTACCAGGATTCCATGCATTCAAATAATCATGCAGTCATGTTTAGTGGATGCATTGGAAGcatttagatttaaattttggTGGTCCAAATTTAAAGATGAATTGCTGAGATTAACCTGCAATCAAATGATGACAGCACGGAACTCATTTCCATGTTTAAcctgttgttttgtttcattaattattaataGTATGACTTAGGTGCGAACTAATATCTCTTCTTACAATTTGATAGACTAATCTCTCGAGTTGATAGAGAGAGCATGGTTtggttttaaatattttggaggttttgttctaattttaaaaattgatatatgttGGAATTTAGAGTTCAAAAATTTCAGACCCAAAATTGGTATATGTAGGAATGTGAACCTTAAAAATTGTTATACAATGAAATTTGGTGCCCCTCAAAATTAGGAATTTATTGATATAATTAAGGGgcggctaatgctacggtggaccaccttcacaagtggtccactatggacaagtgatctacggaatataaattttacgaaattcactgttggattgaaagtttatatcgcatagatcatccataaattttttaaaatttttttaaaatcatttgatatgttattgagacccatcaagatttacgttatttaataaaccgttaatcttgatgtgtctcaataacatatcaaatgattttcaatttttctaaatttttctatggatgatctatgcgatataaattttcaatccaacgatgtattttgtaaaattcgtattcgttataatgttattcacgACTGGTCTACCATAGACTACTTgatgaagtgatccatattagaatttaacaTAAGGTCATAATTTgagatttaattaaaatttgagcCTCAAAGTCTTAAAAACATTTGTTTTTAGAGGAATTTGAGCCTCAAAATCGAGTCCGTGTGCGCCCATCTTGCATAGGGAGATAATCATCTCCGGGTATGGACAACAAAATTCTCCCTTAAGACATTTGACATTGGTGTCCCTTCATGAAATATTTTACAATGGACACCATTAATTTTTCACATAAAAGAAGATAGCcaagattatatttttttaaaatctgtTAAAAAGTCTCGTACCGGTTGCGAGATGGtctgaatgtgtgtttataagtgaggacaATCATCACCTTATAAATCAGTTTTGTCGGGTTGAGTTGGGTCCAActttcaattctaagatggtatcagagtctctctCTCCTTTGGACCACTTGCTATCAGGTTTTTCTATCGGGACACCGACCTTTTATATCCACGCAACAAGCTCAAAAATGCTGGACGTGAAGAAgaatgtgttaagaagtctcacatgtATTGCGAGATTGGAAAATCTTCTATTATACTTACTATATTCTAATTCATAATTA
This genomic interval from Trifolium pratense cultivar HEN17-A07 linkage group LG6, ARS_RC_1.1, whole genome shotgun sequence contains the following:
- the LOC123888254 gene encoding uncharacterized protein LOC123888254, which translates into the protein MLDIEEESGMRGNGEMEKEKSKQKQRGGIRTLPFILANEVCDRFASAGFHANMISYLTQQLNMPMVKASITLSNFSGLSSLTPLLGAFVADSFAGRFWTIVVATLIYELGLITITTSAIVPHFHPPPCPTQMHCQEPKSSHLWILYLALFLTSLGSGGIRSCVVPFSGDQFDMTKKGVESRKWNLFNWYFFCTGLASLSALTIVVYIQDHMGWGWGLGIPTIAMFISLIAFVLGSRLYKTFKPNGSPFVRLAQVIVAAVKKRNEVLPQDPKLLYQNMELDSPISLEGRLSHSDQFKCLDKAAIVTEEEAKNMNQKPNLWKLATVHRVEELKCLIRMLPIWGAGILIITATTSQHSFVIIQARTMDRHLSRNFQISPANMAIFSVLTMMVGVILYERIFVPFARRFTKNPAGITCLQRMGVGFVINIIAIIVSALVEIKRKKVAAKYDLLDNPKAIIPISVFWLVPQYFLHGVAEVFMSVGHLEFLYDQSPESMRSSATALYGVAIAIGNFIGTLLVTLVHKYTGKENNWLPDRNLNRGRLEYYYFLLSGIQVINFIYYVICAWFYTYKPLEEIIEINKHEDLEQVNGEVSLVSLKDEGKSMASYEEVLVVKEEVHKNNGGDENNKKRKQPRRGGIRTLPFILANEVCDRFAVAGFNGNLISYLTQQLNMPLVSAANTLTIFGGTASFTPLIGALISESFAGHFWTITIASIIYELGMISITLSTILPHMRPPPCPTQLNCQEATSSQLSMFFVSLVLISLGSGGIRPCVVPFLGEQFDMTKKGVASRKWNIFNWYFFFMGIASLSALTIVVYIQDNTGWGWGFGIPTIVMFLSIVAFVLGSPFYNTEKPKGSPMVRLAQVTVAAVRKRKEVLPNDPKYLYQNREVDAGISLEGMLLHTNEYKWLDKAAIVTGEEGTDPNAPPNFWKCATVHRVEELKSIIRILPISASGILLIAASAHLPSFVIEQARTMDRHLSHTFQISPANMSIFSVITMMIGVILYERLFVPLIRKLTKNPVGITCIQRMGIGFVINIIATLISAPVEIKRKEVAAKYGLLDDPKAIIPISVFWLVPQYCFHGLADVFMSVGLFEFLFDQAPESMRSSATAIYCIIIAIGSYVGTFIVTLVHKYSGKENNWLPDRNLNRGKLEYYYYLVSGVQVLNLIYFGICLWFYTYKPLEEISNVNKEEDLEQVDTKILDANLEEKL